A window of Zingiber officinale cultivar Zhangliang chromosome 5A, Zo_v1.1, whole genome shotgun sequence contains these coding sequences:
- the LOC121980173 gene encoding zinc finger protein ZAT5-like, whose product MEQSNGNIMAKKHVEFSPVVIKSKQTKRLRAAVSASSSSAESFSSSADPEEEVMARCLILLAQGRVSPPPSDSADLKSSSTAAAAGGGGRRFPSRECAYDCKTCGKSFRSFQALGGHRTRHKKPKDLPPPATAEDGGGRTLFTGSPKSPREHECAICRTSFSSGQALGGHMRRHRRITTAADEPAPPEAKKELTKNAFVLDLNLPAPSEDDGAEERQPVSPPPSSLAFPFENQQPLIFSSRRPWRWLITILNQNKSMP is encoded by the coding sequence ATGGAGCAGAGTAACGGCAACATCATGGCGAAGAAACACGTCGAATTCTCGCCGGTGGTCATCAAGAGCAAGCAGACGAAGCGCCTCCGGGCGGCGGTTTCCGCATCCTCCTCGTCGGCGGAATCCTTCAGCAGCAGCGCCGACCCGGAGGAGGAGGTCATGGCTCGCTGCCTCATCCTCCTCGCGCAGGGGCGCGTCTCTCCGCCGCCTTCAGATTCCGCCGATTTGAAGTCCTCTTCCACCGCGGCTGCAGCCGGCGGAGGCGGCCGACGGTTCCCCAGCAGGGAGTGCGCGTACGACTGCAAGACGTGCGGCAAGAGCTTCCGCTCCTTCCAGGCCCTCGGCGGCCACCGCACCAGACACAAGAAGCCCAAGGACTTGCCGCCTCCTGCGACGGCGGAGGACGGCGGCGGCCGAACCCTCTTTACTGGCTCACCGAAGTCGCCGAGGGAGCATGAGTGCGCCATCTGCAGGACGTCTTTCTCCTCCGGCCAAGCTCTCGGAGGTCACATGCGTAGGCACCGCCGGATAACCACCGCCGCGGACGAGCCCGCGCCGCCGGAAGCGAAGAAGGAGTTGACCAAGAACGCCTTCGTTTTGGATCTCAATCTCCCCGCGCCGTCGGAGGACGACGGCGCCGAGGAGCGGCAGCCGGTCTCTCCGCCGCCGTCAAGCCTCGCCTTCCCCTTCGAGAACCAGCAACCGCTCATCTTCTCGTCACGTCGTCCCTGGCGATGGTTGATCACCATTCTTAACCAAAACAAATCCATGCCGTGA